In Primulina huaijiensis isolate GDHJ02 chromosome 4, ASM1229523v2, whole genome shotgun sequence, a genomic segment contains:
- the LOC140974915 gene encoding uncharacterized protein → MNPPECFGGADPLVALEGIKSLEAIFDYLKFTDRDKVSCNVFMLVKAACIWWEATKVTVNVRQLKWEEFKELFYAKYFSREVKAMKVKEFLELRQDSLSVAEYTLKFEERCVFVPFIAKNDKDKGEHFLRGLKPEIRRDVHMAKVITYQDIVESALLAEHDEQEIEKERQLRRQAFQARGQGTSASTRGGYKGKGKMEQRSKHSVPSSGTERPLCPKCGKPHKGECLVGKVRGRIFTMTKEGANPDSSVISGNILISDKEALTLIDTGATQSFMSEVFMHSLSRDPTVMPLHFTIMLPSGDEICPTSILKACPVQMGTRLLYADFIVISMVAFDVILGMDWLSAYRAVIDCVRKTVKFVIDDHENNAIVGLGSSISTPIISCLQAIKLLNKGCLPPHREVEFVIYLSPGTAPISKAPYRMAPTEMKDLKNQLLELLDKGFIRPSSSPWGAPLEQEAFLGHIVSKEGIAVDPSKIEAINPWSFPKTVSEEQQLDLQLLELKNKSDLTGVSEFGLNSTGLLTFRGRICVPVGDDIPKDVLIEAHSAPYSVKIEPQRPAGTLLSLPIPQWKWEHITMDFATGLPRTSKGYNSIWVIVDRLTKSAHFLLVKTTFTMNQYAEVYVAEIVRLHGIPVSIIYDRDPRFTSEFWKSLHRALGTNLAFSTKYHPQSDGQSERMIQILEDMLRSCTIDFPGSWDSKLPLVEFMYDNSYKSSIGMEPYEALYGRK, encoded by the exons ATGAACCCTCCTGAATGTTTCGGTGGTGCTGATCCACTCGTAGCTCTTGAAGGGATTAAATCATTGGAGGCTATATTTGACTATCTGAAGTTTACTGATCGAGATAAAGTGAGCTGTAATGTGTTTATGCTAGTGAAAGCTGCCTGCATCTGGTGGGAAGCTACTAAAGTGACTGTTAATGTCCGTCAGTTAAAGTGGGAGGAATTCAAGGAGTTATTTTATGCCAAGTATTTTTCAAGAGAAGTGAAAGCTATGAAAGTGAAAGAGTTTCTTGAATTGAGGCAAGATTCCTTGTCTGTTGCTGAATATACCTTGAAATTTGAAGAAAGATGTGTGTTTGTTCCGTTCATTGCCAAAAATGATAAAGACAAAGGAGAACACTTCCTTCGTGGGTTGAAACCAGAAATTCGAAGGGATGTTCATATGGCCAAGGTGATCACTTATCAAGACATCGTTGAAAGTGCCTTACTTGCCGAGCACGATGAACAAGAGATTGAAAAAGAGCGACAGTTGAGAAGGCAAGCTTTTCAAGCTAGAGGGCAAGGGACAAGCGCTAGTACTCGAGGTGGTTacaaagggaaaggcaagatgGAGCAACGCAGTAAACATTCTGTGCCTTCTTCGGGTACGGAGCGACCGTTATGTCCCAAGTGTGGCAAGCCACACAAAGGTGAGTGTTTAGTTGGAAAGGTTCGAGGCAGAATTTTCACAATGACAAAAGAAGGTGCCAATCCCGATTCTTCAgtgatatcaggtaatattctCATATCTGACAAGGAAGCCCTTACcttgattgacactggtgcaacACAGTCCTTTATGTCTGAAGTATTTATGCACTCTTTATCTCGCGATCCCACTGTCATGCCTTTACATTTCACTATTATGTTGCCCTCtggtgatgagatttgtccTACTAGTATTCTTAAGGCATGTCCGGTACAGATGGGTACGAGATTGTTATATGCTGATTTTATTGTGATTTCGATGGttgcatttgatgttatattgggtatggattggttatccgCTTATCGTGCAGTAATTGATTGTGTGAGAAAGACCGTGAAGTTTGTAATTGATGATCATGAGAATAATGCAATTGTTGGTCTAGGTTCATCGATAAGTACTCCCATTATTTCTTGCTTGCAAGCaattaaattgttgaataagGGAT GTTTACCTCCTCATCGAGAGGTagagtttgttatttatttaagtcCAGGTACAGCCCCAATTTCCAAAGCcccgtacagaatggctccaACTGAGATGAAAGATTTAAAGAATCAATTGCtggagctattagataaaggttttatccgtcCTAGTTCCTCGccatggggagctccg TTAGAGCAAGAGGCGTTTTTGGGCCATATCGTGTCAAAAGAAGGAATAGCAGTcgatccatccaagattgaaGCTATCAATCCATGGTCCTTTCCAAAGACAGTTtccgag GAACAACAGCTAGATCTtcagttattagagttgaagaaTAAAAGTGATTTGACAGGAGTTTCTGAGTTTGGGTTGAATAGTACTGGGTTGTTGACCTTTCGAGGTAGAATTTGTGTTCCTGTAGGGGATGATATTCCTAAAGATGTTCTTATTGAAGCTCATTCAGCGCCTTATTCA gttaagattgagcCTCAAAGACCTGCTGGGACTTTGCTATCTCTCCCGATACCtcaatggaagtgggagcacattaccatggattttgcAACAGGACTTCCAAGAACATCAAAGGGTTACAATTCCATCTGGGTAATTGTTGACAGGTTAACCAAGTCGGCTCATTTTCTTCTGGTCAAGACGACGTTTACAATGAACCAGTATGCTGAGGTCTATGTAGCTGAAATTGTAAGACTCCATGGAATCCCTGTGTCCATCATATATGATCGtgacccgaggtttacttctgaattctggaaGAGCTTGCACAGAGCTTTGGGTACAAATTTGGCTTTTAGCACAaaatatcatcctcagagtgacGGGCAGTCAGAAAGGAtgattcaaattcttgaagatatgttaCGATCTTGCACAATTGATTTCCCGGGAagttgggattccaaattgcctcttgttgaatTCATGTATGATAACAGCTACAAGTCTTCAATTGGAATGGaaccttatgaagctttatacggaagaAAGTGA